A stretch of DNA from Oryza brachyantha chromosome 9, ObraRS2, whole genome shotgun sequence:
CCAGATAGAAATGTACAACCTTGTGATCCTTTGTAGATGGGCAAAACCCCAAGCAGTGCCAATTACACGACGAGAACTGACTGCTTCCTGCAGTATACGTCGGCACTGGCAGCGTAGCAGATTCACCAGTTGTCGGGTTGAGCAACTGCACAACTCCTGTGCTGTCACCTAGGCAGAGCAGCCCATTGCAAGAATTGTGGACAAAGACGCTCCGCGAAGCCATCGGCCTAGTCAGCTGGTATGTGGACCCTGTGTCGTCCGCGAGCACCATGGCGAGCGACCTGTCGCTCGCCTTGTCGTTCGCAAAGAGCAGAAGCTTCTGCTGGCTTCTCTTCATGTGCTCGTGAACAAAGTGCGGGTCGGTGAGCTCCGACATCCAGGACTTGCACACCAGCCTGCAGGACGCAAGGGTGCGGGCCGGCAGCCTGTGGAAGACCTCCGTGAGCACATCGCCGCAGAGCAGCAGGGCATCCTTCTCCACCGTCTTCGCCTTCTTCCCTCCCATCAAGCCTCCCTGTTCTTGCACCCACGAAACAAACCACACAACATTTCAGCAAACGGAGCACCCACAAATCTGCAACGAGCCTCAAGAACCCTAACGCAAAttatccccccccccccaatacCTATCATGTATCATCCACACCCGGAGACAGCCCACGGCGGGCCGCGCAGGGATCAACCTAGGTCTCGGACAGCGGAAAACGGAACAAGAAACCTAACAAATCCgaaccccccccccacccacaCAAGAACTCACCACGAGACGCAGACCCGCATTGCCGCCTCCAAGAACCCGCCCCCGGcgacctccctccctctcccgccTGCCAAGAACCAAACCCCCAGGCCAAAGCATCGACACCTCCCCCTCCATAAACCGAAATGAAACGCCCGCCCCCACGCGGCGGTAGGTGGTCTCGAGCTGCcggcaaaagaaaaaggaagggagggggaaaaaaaagaaccagCCAGCCAAACCCAgctcgcccgcccgcccgcccccAACGAACGGACCAACCtaccagccagccagccagcctgCCTGCCGCCGGCCAAACGCGGAGTCACGCGACCCCCCTccctcgcctcgccaccgccgccgcgtcccaATCGGGCTTACTCACAAACCTAGAAGACGATACAAACaacccacccaaaaaaaaaaaacagcgcGTCGTGCTCACCGATCGGGAGGGgggcggaggaagaggaggagaccTTGCCCGCCCGGCGGCGaattctcctctccctctccctctctctctccttccgcCTTCGCGGTTGCTTTCGTCGTTTCCTCCTCGTTTTGGAAGGAGAAAAGGGGGGGAGGGCTGCCGGTGGTGTGGTGGATGGTATTTTTGTAGTACCGCGACGACGCAACCGCTCATCGCGTCGCCGTGTCGACTCGAGGACGCGACGAGAGCGTGGTGGGCGGGGCCGGGGGCCGCACGAATCTcgaggcgccggcggcgtggacggCTGCCGTCCAGATGCGCGCGGACGGTCGGGATTCGGGGATGGGGTCGGGCTCCGTCGGTTTCCACGGGAGGGGAGTCGCAGTCAGGGTTGATAGCGACTGTGTTTTGGGCGTGTGTGTACACTtgtattagattttttaacaCGTAAAAATAAgtgtatttttgtttctggATCGTAAGGAAAATGATGCGTAGTCGCTGAACTTTTATCAAAGATTTATTAGTGGTGTTTGTGTATTGTTTTTAGGCTTTGAAGAACTTAAATATTAAGGTTTAATAAGTAGATTGAGTTATATGCGTTTTCGGGATGTTTCTCTGGAGGTTTTTCTATGGGGTTGAAGTTTGTAGCTACGAAGACGATTAGTCACAAGCGAATGGTCGGTAAAATAACCTTGTATTATTGGCGTTTGAGAAAACCTAAAATTTCCCGCGTATTTTGCATGGCACCATGTATCGGCAAAATGACAAATTCAAAATGAGATGTGGTCGAGTTCCACCTATCCCGATTTGGCACGTGCTTTGTTGTCATCCACACTAGTGACCATGGTAGGCTGCCGGGGAGAAAAAAAGTGCTCCAATTATAACTAAACAATCAGACAgtgtttacattttttttatcataaataaacAAGTGAAACACATAttgctataatttataaaccatTTTATAAGAAAACTCTCAGCAGGCTCGTGTTCAAACACATGACATTATTCAAGTGAGAATGTGGTATGAAAAAATTACGCTAGCATGCTAAGTATGCATTGAGTACTTTTAAATTATactcttcatatatataacttactACCTGTATCTAAAAACCTTTATTTCAGGCTATAAACTTGGGCATACTATTGACATAAACACCGATCGAGGTCTATagctagaaatatttttttaaacagagACAATCCATCTTcttcatatttatattctaaGACTTTTTACTatacttagattcatctatttatcaatatatatatatatatatatatatattaaaaagtcttacatcataaaaaatatattttaaatatactcATTACTCGAGCACTATTGCAGATACTTTTTGGAAATTCCAACAACTTTTAACAACCACCAGAGGGGAAGTCATGCATGGGCCATGGATGGGTGTCAACTCCCAACTCCAGATTGCCTCTGATGAGTGACATCCTCGTCCATGTGGGGGAGGTGCACATAAACAAAAAGGCAAAGCTTTCATAGCCACTATGTCAAACGCCGACACCGACGCACGCAGCACGATAAGCAACTTATGCTCCCATGTTTATTATCTCTACTCTCATCACTGGATACAGAGTAAAAATCTAGCCCAGGTTCATACATCACCATTTGAGTGTCAACGTAAGAATCTATTTCACcgaattttagtttatttcatataaattatgaaaaaaatcagtttttaAGCTGGTATGTTAAGtatatttcttgttttcaaTCAAACAGTAACAGTTATTCGTTGGATGCAAACTTCTGAAGCAAAGGCCAGAATGAATTATATTATCttgaaaaacatatgaattaTGGACAAAATTCAGCATTCCAAACATGGCCTGTGTTATTCGGCAGCACAGCTGGGCAGGGCAAGGGGATAAAAGCAGCCGGCCGTATTGCTGTCCATTTCATGCATTGCTTTCATGAAAAACCGTATCCATGATGAAACCAAAGACGGAAAGGGCACATGAGTGCTAGCACAAACTGAAAATGACAGGGTGACCAATCAAGAACTACAGCCTTGCATTGCATACATCAGAGAAAACATATCATCCTCCTCTCTTCAGCTTGGTTCCAGTTCGACCAACCAAAATAGGGCAAAGTGGAAGTGTGCCAGTTGCTAGGtaccttttttcttctcccaAGGAAGGTATGATTGTATGACTAGGTGTCGTGTACAGGCTAGACAAGTTGACAATCAGTCGCTTGCAAAGATACTTGGTACCAGTTTGAGCATTTGGTCCTTTCATCAGTTCTTTTGTTCTAGAATGCAGTCTTTGAACAGTGCAAGGAACACACCACATGGATCTGGGTTTTGATGGAGATTGGTTGTCAAACAGCAGACACTAAATTTGGAACCAATCATGTTCAACACAATGTAATGAGTTTACAACCAGGAgctcatataaaattttggaaaacaaCTAGAATTATGTgcgattttgatttttctgagAAATAGGTTTGGCATCAAATAGCATCAGGACAAAACACTTATGGCGCTATGACACAAGGAAGAGATTGTTGCAGACTCAGCATTGCTGGACATAGACAAGCTTTCTTATTGAGAAGCTAAACACTGGGTTTTGCACCTTTTTACTGCTGAGCCTCTGGCTCCTTTTTCTCCAAATACCTGTAGAACAAGTTCATATTTTCATTAGCTTCACTATTGTCTTTTTCGTTGCACAAAAGGAACATTGCCAAGTCCCAACAGAAGTACGAGCACATGTTTCATTAACTACAAACTGAAATTGCTGCAGAAATCTTACCCCTGGGCCCTAGCCCACCGAGAAAACTGATAGAGCTGGACTGATTCATTGGAAGCATGGCATGCCAAAAGCAAGTAGTTCCGTGGttgtaccatccaggcaaatcTCATAAAGAGTCCTGAATACACGCACATGGCTGCATTGAACAGagatatttgaagtattagaTAGGCATGGGTATAGGTTAATGCTGAACAACTTAGTAGGTATAGATATTAGgtattatataaagtttaccaACCTGCTGTCATGTTGCCGGATATCATTTCAGGAGGTTTGTTCATGTCAACCAAACCCTGCAAGCATAACAATATAAGTTATCAGATGAATAATTGATAACATTATGCATACAACAAAAGAATGGAAAGACAAAATTAAAGAACAACTGCCTGCGTATATAGCCCAGCACCAACAGAAGGTATGGCTAGGTGAGGGTGATGCATAACATCATGACATACAAGTTGTTTGCGAACCAAATCTTGTTAGCCCATTGTGCTATAGCTATgcctaaaaatattgatattacTATCAAGCTACGAcagggagtattatttttgTATGAGTAGCAAAAACTGCCAGTAGCATCAAGCTAACTGGTAAATCTAAGTTCCAATTAGGGAGTACTTAATAAATGCCAGAGTGTTTGAGTGAACACAATTTCACTTGACTGCAAACACCATACATAGTGATTAGACTGATCCATGACAACTATTCTAAGTCTTGACAGATATCTCCATATCCATCAACCCAAATTGATCAATAGTTGAAAGTAGAACCTAGAGTAGCCAATTAGTGCACTACCAGAAAACTGTTCTAGCTTGGCAGCACCATTTTTATTAATGGGTTTGgagataaaaattttcatcttgatagaaaaaattgttttcGTGCACCCTGAGCGCCCTTCTTTCAGCATGGCTCCTCTTTCCCTGTTGTGCGATTGGCAAACAAGATAAAACGCCACCCCCTAAAAGCCTGTCGCCCAGCTAGATAACTCTAAATCCCCAAACCTCGTACTCTCTCCCCAAGAAGCAGCCACTAGACCAAAATCCCAAACACCTCTCACACTTGCTTCCCCCAAATCAGTAGCTTCATCCATGGTCAATCTGCATAGCTGCCCTGTTGCAGCCACGCCCTTGTAGGTTCTCTGTTCCCCTACTAGCTACCTCCATTAGGGCAGCTACTCAGGCATGcgaaatcttttttttttcatcaagattaatttttttttttgtggagaGCTggagatggattttttttcatcttcaaACAGAGAAATGGACAAAATTTTCCCTCATGGCTTGTACATGTCAGAAAAAATAGCATAACAACAGAGAAATTTCTGTTTCCTGTAGGCTTCTTGAAACACATAGGGATCTCCCATAATCCCTACCAGTGTGTGCAAGCCTGTCAACCTGTCAAGCTAGATCCATTTTCTGGTAGTGGATACATCAAGAAAGTTCTCTTTCGTACATTCAGATTGTTTTTACTTTGGTAAACTTCAATATGTAAGATGCAATCAAATATACTCTGCACTAGAACAAACCAAATGTTTTGACTGTTAAAAACATTACCTTGTGACTAACAAGTTTCCAGATGCAACAGAAATGTATTTCTGCCAATGTTctatcacaagcaaaataagcATGGTCCAAGCTAGAACCATTTCTCAAGAATTCGGTAGTCCAACAGAATGCTGTGATGGTAAGAAAACAAGCATGTTGACTTATTACCTCAAATACAAGTGTTGCAGTGACCTAACATACTATAGCCTGTTTCAGCAATTGCACATAGAATCGGTACACCTAAATCACCTATTTATTTAGCAGATGGCAGCAATCCTTCGCAACTGccagaaaatgttttttagcCAGACCCTCTAtagtttttaagttttaacaaTCATAGCAACGTGGTCTGAAAGGTGGATAATACAATGCGGCAATCGGCAGTTTTATCCTTTTGTAAGGAAGAACATGCCATCATAGACCAAACACGAAGCTTCTAATCGATTTGACGATTTCGTTCAGCGCTATTGAGCAATTCATCCGAGAGCATTATCATAACCCAAAATTGTTTACCAACTGCCGCATCTTCATGATATCAACATCAATAGAACACGGGACGAAATCAAGAGATGGCTATGGGCGTACCGCGAGGACGAAGCCCCAGTTAGCAACGGGTCCCCAGAAATGGGTGGTCTTGGGGCCGACGGGGCTGTTCAAGAACGCCTTCACCGCTGTCGACATGGCCAATCCTCCCGCAATTCACCGCACCTGCGCACCACACCACCCCCCAAACCCTCATCATTCACAATTTCACAAAAACTATCGAAACCAGCACGCATCCCCTGAGACTAAATCAGGAAAAAGATCAACCCACAATCTCAAATCACCACACCCCAGCCCTCAATCCCTCACCAACCAaagaaccccccccccccccacccccccaaAAATTGTTGGAAATTTCGGTCCGACAGGGATTGTTGTTCCTGGCTAGATCGGACCACCGAAACAGATACAGAAGCGGATCTTCCCGTCCAGGAAGTTGGGAAAAAGCATAGAGCGCACGAGGGAGAGCTACCTCGTCGCCGGTTGGTCGTCGTCGAGgtcggacggcggcgaggggttGACGAAGAAGGAAGCGAGAGATGGGAGCCAGCCGGCGAAGAGGATTATTATCTGGGGAGGCTCTACATGGGCTGGGCTTATCAGTTGTTAATGGGGCAACGCAATTTATAAATGGAGGTCCAGGCCCgtttgttagtttttttaataggatatttgtgtcttttttttttggctcacGGTGAATTTTTTGAAGCTCAAGAAAAAATGGCTGCAGccgaaagcattttttttaatttctccaaCCGATTTAAATCATCGgtgagaaggaaaaaaaacatcctacctccgtttcaaaataagacaattttttagtttctagatacaatgttttgactttttttatttaaaatttggttataattaatattttttaatcgacgataaaatatatataatgttttgactttttttatttaaaatttggttataattaacatttttttaatcaaggataaaatatgaatagtattttttttgtttcttttcaaaattttcaaataagacaaatactCCAGACAATAGGcacagaaattaaaaaataacgtAATTATCAGACGAGGCAGCAGAAAAATGGATGTTCTTGCACCCACGAAAACAAACCCACCAGCCAAACCCAGCTCACCCGCCCGTCCGCCCCAACGAACGGACCAACCTACCGGCTAGCCAGCCTGCCTGCCGCCCGGCCAAACCCCAACGAcccccctcccctcgccgccgccgcgtcccccCCTCCTGCCCCGACCCCCccgcaaaagaaaaaaaaaagacagcgCACCCTGCTCACCGATTGGGACTCGGGAGGgggcgaaggaggaggagacttGCCCGGCGGCGaattctcctctctctctctctctccttccgcCTCCGCGGTTGCTTTCGTCGTTTCCTCGTTTTTTTGGAAGGAggaaaggggggggggggggaggagggcggccgGTGGTAGTGGATGGTATTTCTGTAGTACCGGCTGATGCCGTGCGGTGCGACGATGCAACCGCTCATCGCGTTCGCCGTGTCGACTCGAGGACGCGAGATCGTGGTGGGGTTCCGGGGCCGCACGAATCtcgaggcgcggcggcgtggacggcGGCCGTCCATTGGCTGCGTTCGGCACCGACGGAGATAAGGTTAGTTATTCGACCAAAAAcatattagtaattaatacataattaattaattattaattataaccCTTATAGGTGTATTTGGCGTCGAGGAAGATAAGGTAAGTTATAGTATTGATCAGACAACAGAATTTAACCCTCGCGTTCGGCGTTGAGGGAGATAAGGTAAGTTATTGAAAGCGAAAAACGTATTAaaagattagtacatgattaaataattattaattataaaaatataaaatatattaatatgatactttaagcaactttcatatagaaaatctTCACAAAAAATACGCCGTTTAGCGGAAAACGAGGAAATCTAAATAACTTAGGACAATCCTAGAGAAAGAAACTGACGTAGTTGCCATAGTATAAGAAATCAtctatataaactattttctaCAGTAGAAGTGTCATCGAGTAATAGTTGTTTATCTTTCTCTTCTAAATCTATATTATTCCACTAATGGTGAGCGTGACACATATCTCACAGAAACTAGTAGTTTCTCTCCAACAGTGAATGCAAGGTTTTCTTGGTATATTGGGTAAAGAGAAGACTTGGTTTCTTCGTGAGGAAAccatttctaagttttttttctcttttttcattaattatgttgtcacactattattttgcttatgtgatAAGCTATTTAATAAGAATAGAAACCACTATTAATATACCATTGGACTACCCTTAGGGCAGGTACAACAGTATGGACAGTTGGTGTCTATTTGAAATATACAGATAACTAAACAGACAAGTTGTATGATAGGTTATCTACTTAGTTGTCTCtgtaatatttaatacattattttttatgttttgtttggtgCATGTAATCAATACATGAAGTTTTTCTCTAAGAAGGATTAGATGCAGAGCACGTGCTCAAGCAACAGAGACAACGTCAAGTTTTTTCTTAAGTTAATAATATCatgtataataattaatttgatgtgaatatatatatagccctAGCAGACTGCCGAAAGGGGGAAGTTATATACCCACGATCGAGTCGACCACTATAACAATCATCTCCcccaaattaatttaagtgCTAAAGTACACGGGCATGAACCTCCAAATTTGATTTAACTCGTGCACTTGGTTTCTTTAGGAATATTGATGCATGCACGATGCATCTTTCAAGTGATCAGCAGGAAGAATAAACAGTCGATGAATCATCTTTCTACCTTCGTATTTCGGACTTTTTTTAcacatgtttaatcattcgtcttattaaaaaaacttacattattattattatttatttatttacaattatttattactaaatatactttaattaagttatatttttttaatatttgcacaaaaattttGAGTTTGACGGTTAATGTTtgaacttttgttttttttatcattaagaacatatatatataacacgtAGAAACAACATTGCTATACGTTCAACGATGTTTGTACGATGAAAGATTTATCTTCTAATTAGACTTTAGACTTTAGGGCCCATAAACATGTTTATATTTCTCTCATGCCCTCCGTACCATTACGTTTGG
This window harbors:
- the LOC102701293 gene encoding putative F-box protein At2g02030 isoform X1 is translated as MEGEVSMLWPGGLVLGRREREGGRRGRVLGGGNAGLRLVGGLMGGKKAKTVEKDALLLCGDVLTEVFHRLPARTLASCRLVCKSWMSELTDPHFVHEHMKRSQQKLLLFANDKASDRSLAMVLADDTGSTYQLTRPMASRSVFVHNSCNGLLCLGDSTGVVQLLNPTTGESATLPVPTYTAGSSQFSSCNWHCLGFCPSTKDHKVVHFYLGDHIDSLKVCCEIFTIGDKSWRQIGSFHGAPTDRGVHVNGAVYYLTKFRYIASSRINRLNLESEKFDVMMLPPRKSYGGHCSLAELEGKLCLLVVEGGHENPPRTMDILMLDSGDKASWTHRYHISLPWLIPSCYFTPKHTLFHDEKIWVQLLARNLYCYDPSSSSDELKMACPESEFPFSTHTFTESIVPLRQNYFIKKMQ
- the LOC102701574 gene encoding mitochondrial pyruvate carrier 1-like; the encoded protein is MSTAVKAFLNSPVGPKTTHFWGPVANWGFVLAGLVDMNKPPEMISGNMTAAMCVYSGLFMRFAWMVQPRNYLLLACHASNESVQLYQFSRWARAQGYLEKKEPEAQQ